In Chryseobacterium turcicum, a single window of DNA contains:
- the glmM gene encoding phosphoglucosamine mutase: MSLIKSISGIRGTIGGKVGDNLTPLDVVKFASAFGTWLQNQKNKKDLTLIIGRDARISGSMVNSLVTATLQGLGINVIDLGLSTTPTVEIMVPELKADGGIILTASHNPKQWNALKLLNDKGEFINGENGAEVLALAENEDFNYAEVDDLGSYETRDDAFDIHIQQILDLPMVDVEAIKAKKYKIVLDAVNSTGGIAIPMLLDKLGCETVKLYCEPNGQFPHNPEPLKEHLGDICELVKKENADFGVVVDPDVDRLALVDELGEMFGEEYTLVAIADYLLKNKNGVAISNLSSSRALRDVAQTHNSEYFASAVGEVNVVNLMKEKNAVIGGEGNGGIIYPELHYGRDSLVGVALFLTHLAKENKTVSELRAGYPSYFMGKKKIELTPEINVDDLLTKMEKEYQNEEISTIDGVKIDFENNWVHLRKSNTEPIIRIYTEAKSQEEADKLGDDMIAKIKSLI; this comes from the coding sequence ATGTCATTAATAAAAAGTATTTCAGGAATTCGCGGAACAATTGGCGGAAAAGTGGGCGATAATTTAACACCACTTGATGTTGTAAAGTTTGCTTCTGCTTTCGGAACCTGGCTTCAAAATCAAAAAAATAAAAAAGATTTAACACTAATCATCGGTCGTGATGCAAGAATTTCTGGCTCGATGGTCAACTCTTTAGTGACAGCAACGTTGCAAGGATTGGGAATTAATGTAATAGATTTAGGACTTTCTACAACCCCAACGGTTGAGATAATGGTTCCTGAATTAAAAGCAGACGGTGGAATTATCCTTACCGCTTCTCACAACCCAAAACAATGGAATGCGCTGAAATTATTAAATGATAAAGGTGAATTCATCAACGGAGAAAATGGTGCTGAAGTGTTAGCTTTGGCTGAAAATGAAGATTTTAACTATGCAGAAGTTGATGATTTGGGTTCTTACGAAACAAGAGACGATGCTTTTGATATTCATATTCAGCAGATTTTAGATTTACCAATGGTAGATGTTGAAGCGATTAAAGCTAAGAAATATAAAATCGTTTTAGATGCTGTAAATTCTACAGGTGGAATTGCCATTCCAATGCTTTTAGATAAATTGGGTTGCGAAACCGTAAAATTATATTGCGAACCAAACGGACAGTTTCCTCACAATCCTGAACCGTTAAAAGAGCATTTAGGAGATATTTGTGAGCTTGTAAAGAAAGAAAATGCAGATTTTGGTGTTGTTGTAGATCCAGATGTTGACAGATTGGCTTTGGTTGACGAATTGGGTGAGATGTTTGGCGAAGAATATACTTTGGTAGCCATTGCAGATTATTTGTTGAAAAACAAAAACGGGGTAGCGATTTCAAATCTTTCTTCTAGCCGCGCTTTGAGAGATGTAGCGCAAACTCACAACTCAGAATACTTCGCAAGTGCAGTAGGAGAGGTGAATGTGGTAAACTTAATGAAAGAAAAGAATGCGGTAATCGGTGGCGAAGGAAACGGTGGAATTATCTATCCAGAACTTCATTACGGAAGAGATTCTTTGGTTGGTGTTGCTTTGTTTTTGACGCATTTGGCAAAAGAAAACAAAACAGTATCAGAATTAAGAGCGGGCTATCCAAGCTATTTTATGGGTAAAAAGAAAATTGAGCTTACTCCGGAAATTAATGTAGATGATCTTTTAACTAAAATGGAAAAAGAGTATCAAAATGAAGAGATTTCTACCATTGATGGTGTAAAAATAGATTTTGAAAACAATTGGGTTCACCTTCGTAAGTCGAATACAGAACCAATTATAAGAATCTACACAGAGGCCAAATCTCAGGAAGAAGCCGATAAACTGGGTGATGATATGATCGCAAAGATCAAAAGTTTGATTTAA
- a CDS encoding tetratricopeptide repeat protein: MEEYFGNELVKKFEEMMENNDEFYFDTEELEDIIVYYLELGDFNYADMAVSFGLKLHPNSLEIKIKKLEVLLEWEDYNMAKELIDELKGSSMEHTDFLVCYAKYYSNLGNPKRSIEICKKALELGEEENFLNNFIADEYVNLGDPFNALKHYQQALKEDPIDEYSLENAMVCFNDLNKGEEAIAFLNGYLDDFPYSEVAWSEYGQYYFNRKNYEEAIKGFDYMLAINSSAVGVYASKAACYEALNQYQKAIEVYEEMLELEYTKAFTFYKIGLCQKALKQPIVALNSFQKSLREDPQFYLAMMEQSYLYEEMGGMPEALHYAKEATLLNDSNLDYQKRLAFLFIDSGKFEESLSCLKKLIDAEPSRFYNWYAYSEVLMLVGEYEEAVTVLNAALKHHYRAELFYQLSNCQFILKNNELGSEALEKALELDASLITDMQKKYPYIKDEVKKAKAKVKKKNL; this comes from the coding sequence TTGGAAGAATATTTTGGAAATGAACTGGTAAAAAAGTTCGAAGAAATGATGGAAAATAATGATGAATTCTACTTCGATACAGAAGAGTTAGAAGACATCATTGTTTATTACTTGGAGCTTGGAGATTTTAATTATGCCGATATGGCGGTTAGTTTTGGTCTTAAACTCCATCCCAACTCTTTAGAAATCAAGATTAAAAAATTGGAGGTTCTACTAGAGTGGGAAGATTATAATATGGCGAAAGAATTAATCGACGAGTTAAAAGGCTCTTCTATGGAGCACACAGACTTTTTGGTTTGCTACGCCAAATATTATTCGAATTTGGGAAATCCTAAAAGGTCCATCGAAATCTGTAAAAAAGCCCTAGAATTGGGGGAAGAAGAAAATTTCCTCAACAATTTTATTGCAGATGAATATGTGAATCTTGGAGATCCCTTTAACGCACTTAAACATTATCAGCAAGCACTCAAAGAAGATCCAATTGATGAATATTCATTGGAGAATGCGATGGTCTGCTTTAATGATTTGAATAAGGGTGAGGAAGCAATTGCTTTTCTGAACGGTTATCTTGATGATTTCCCGTATTCAGAAGTGGCATGGAGCGAGTATGGGCAATATTATTTCAATAGAAAAAACTACGAAGAGGCCATTAAAGGTTTCGATTATATGTTGGCAATCAACTCCAGCGCAGTTGGAGTGTATGCGAGCAAAGCAGCCTGTTATGAAGCTTTAAATCAATATCAGAAAGCAATCGAGGTGTATGAAGAAATGTTGGAGTTGGAATATACAAAAGCATTTACTTTTTATAAAATCGGATTGTGCCAAAAAGCTTTAAAACAGCCGATAGTTGCTTTAAATTCTTTCCAGAAATCATTAAGAGAAGACCCTCAGTTTTATCTTGCGATGATGGAACAGTCTTACCTTTACGAAGAAATGGGTGGGATGCCGGAAGCGTTACACTATGCAAAAGAAGCAACATTATTGAATGACAGTAATCTAGATTATCAGAAAAGATTAGCATTTTTATTCATCGATTCTGGTAAATTTGAAGAAAGTCTTTCTTGTTTAAAAAAATTGATAGATGCAGAGCCTTCAAGGTTTTACAACTGGTATGCATATTCTGAAGTTTTGATGTTGGTAGGTGAGTATGAAGAGGCCGTAACGGTGCTTAATGCCGCTTTAAAACATCATTACAGAGCAGAATTGTTTTATCAATTAAGCAACTGTCAATTTATTCTTAAAAATAATGAGCTAGGTAGTGAAGCGCTAGAAAAAGCGTTAGAACTTGATGCTTCATTGATTACAGATATGCAGAAAAAATATCCGTACATCAAAGATGAGGTGAAAAAAGCAAAAGCGAAAGTTAAAAAGAAGAATTTATAG
- a CDS encoding DMT family transporter — translation MNADKEKWLLLILLSIIWGSSFILIKKSLDHFSPYQVGALRVLIAGIILMPIAISKYKLFPKKHLKWLILAAFTGNFIPMFLFPIAETEISSSIAGIINSMMPIFVIIVGALVWKFETTRRQMTGIFISFTGVCLLAFGGGDNAQFKLFPILLLLLATLCYAMSTTTVKSKLMEVSSTVLSAFVFSFILFIPSAIALLSTGFVSEFTFTKQNMIGLGFVSLLSVFGTGLAMMMNYRLLKVSSPLFASTVTLLMPIVAIIWGILDGEKLTYLQFSGTGVIIAGLIFLRAKTGVKK, via the coding sequence ATGAACGCAGATAAAGAAAAATGGCTTCTTCTGATTTTACTAAGCATCATCTGGGGCTCTTCATTTATTTTAATTAAAAAATCCTTAGACCATTTCAGCCCTTATCAGGTGGGAGCTTTAAGAGTTTTAATTGCTGGAATTATCTTAATGCCTATTGCTATTTCAAAATATAAACTTTTCCCTAAAAAACATTTGAAATGGCTTATTTTAGCAGCTTTTACAGGTAATTTCATTCCCATGTTCTTATTTCCTATTGCCGAAACAGAAATCAGCAGCAGTATTGCAGGAATTATCAATTCGATGATGCCTATTTTCGTCATTATCGTTGGAGCTTTAGTTTGGAAATTTGAAACAACAAGAAGACAGATGACAGGAATTTTTATAAGCTTTACCGGAGTTTGCCTGCTCGCATTTGGTGGTGGCGACAATGCTCAGTTTAAATTATTTCCTATTCTCTTACTTTTATTAGCTACATTGTGTTACGCAATGAGCACAACGACTGTAAAATCAAAATTAATGGAGGTATCTTCTACCGTTTTATCGGCTTTTGTATTTTCTTTCATCCTATTTATACCTTCAGCCATCGCTTTACTTTCTACAGGTTTTGTTTCTGAATTTACATTTACCAAACAAAATATGATTGGATTAGGGTTTGTAAGCTTACTTTCTGTTTTCGGAACCGGATTGGCCATGATGATGAATTATAGATTACTAAAAGTATCCTCTCCACTTTTTGCATCTACTGTTACGTTGCTAATGCCGATTGTGGCTATTATCTGGGGTATTTTAGACGGTGAAAAACTCACTTATTTACAATTTTCAGGAACAGGTGTCATAATTGCTGGATTAATCTTTTTAAGAGCTAAAACAGGGGTGAAAAAATAG
- the aat gene encoding leucyl/phenylalanyl-tRNA--protein transferase, with translation MVRLDENTISFPDPEQYDGHEGIIAFGGDLSIERVWFAYQNGIFPWFNPGEEILWWCPDPRFVLFPEELKVSKSMRKILDKKVFTITENQNFEEVIKNCQEISRKGQEGTWLSDELMETFNTLHRYGLARSVEVWQNNELVGGLYGIQIGKVFCGESMFAKVSNASKAGFIHFIETHKNNFELIDCQSHTDHLESLGARMIPKKDFLKILHKNNERR, from the coding sequence ATGGTACGATTAGACGAAAACACAATTTCATTTCCCGACCCGGAACAATATGACGGCCACGAAGGCATTATTGCTTTTGGTGGCGATTTGTCTATAGAAAGGGTTTGGTTTGCTTATCAGAACGGAATTTTTCCTTGGTTTAATCCGGGAGAGGAAATTCTTTGGTGGTGCCCCGACCCGAGATTTGTGTTATTTCCAGAAGAATTGAAGGTTTCGAAGTCGATGAGAAAAATTTTAGACAAAAAAGTTTTTACCATTACCGAAAATCAAAACTTCGAAGAGGTGATAAAAAATTGTCAGGAAATCAGCCGTAAAGGGCAGGAAGGAACCTGGCTTTCTGATGAACTGATGGAAACATTTAACACTCTTCACCGTTATGGGCTTGCCCGAAGTGTAGAAGTATGGCAAAATAACGAGCTCGTTGGTGGACTTTACGGCATACAAATAGGAAAAGTATTTTGTGGCGAAAGTATGTTTGCAAAGGTGAGCAACGCTTCCAAAGCAGGGTTTATTCATTTTATAGAAACCCATAAAAATAACTTCGAACTCATTGACTGTCAGTCTCACACCGACCATCTGGAAAGTTTGGGAGCGAGAATGATTCCTAAAAAAGATTTTTTGAAAATTTTACACAAAAACAATGAACGCAGATAA
- a CDS encoding DUF3127 domain-containing protein produces MELQGTVKKITEVQTFASGFQKREMVILTQEQYPQPINIEFLQDKINLLDTLKEGENVKVGINIRGREWVSPQGETKYFNSITGWRVEKVLDNGSEPTQAAPSHSATPVSNENPFASDDDDDLPF; encoded by the coding sequence ATGGAATTACAAGGAACGGTAAAGAAAATCACTGAAGTTCAAACATTTGCAAGTGGTTTTCAAAAAAGAGAAATGGTTATTCTTACACAAGAACAATATCCGCAGCCAATCAACATCGAATTTTTACAAGATAAAATAAATTTGTTGGACACATTGAAAGAAGGAGAAAATGTAAAAGTAGGAATCAACATCAGAGGTAGAGAATGGGTTTCGCCACAAGGAGAAACTAAATATTTCAACTCTATTACAGGATGGAGAGTAGAAAAAGTTTTAGATAATGGTTCAGAACCTACACAAGCTGCGCCTTCTCATTCTGCAACTCCGGTTTCTAACGAAAATCCTTTTGCAAGTGACGATGACGATGATTTACCTTTTTAA
- a CDS encoding helix-turn-helix domain-containing protein, producing MMKILKFATFLYALICFGQNRVSEEVYQSTIDRYQKPFKISDENKGQGKLSLSKTEDEISKSCMHFFIGYYFNGKFSNSIFYAKKADVLFLKSNKVEEHFIASYYLSLSYQKSGFIQKAAQYLNEAEKTAKKLGNPYYIAMALKLRATFLENEKKFKEAIPYHISYNASFQESLKKDSHHSISEFTFSKCYLAFDYLMMGNLEGAKKQILLFESSNDISQISNELNWRSEIYYVCKAVIAAKENDKISAANYFDKAIDITRNNGMDDRLTAILEQRLKLNIDASETREKLFAEFIKCRDNSRKEIFKVVNQEMNGQGVILERQKEYKYIFIGVALFLSMGVLLFKRRKRKKQKIYFEEIIKELESNREKASSIVIKEEINNDIASDYSDSKSQIIPETTKTDLLKKLERFEKGNAFTTKNFTVSCLVSILDTNPKYIVSIIKEHYGKTFNEYINDLRIKYILEYLHDNPESLKYKLTYLSELGGFSSHSYFTKVFTKKNKISPSKFILALNEKNINEEKIDRKKDA from the coding sequence ATGATGAAAATATTAAAATTTGCAACTTTTTTGTATGCATTGATTTGCTTTGGGCAGAATAGGGTGAGTGAGGAAGTCTATCAATCAACAATTGATAGATATCAAAAGCCGTTTAAAATTTCTGATGAAAATAAAGGTCAAGGAAAATTAAGTCTTTCTAAAACTGAAGATGAGATTTCTAAGAGTTGTATGCATTTTTTCATAGGCTATTACTTTAATGGAAAATTTAGTAATAGTATTTTTTACGCCAAAAAAGCAGATGTATTATTTTTAAAAAGTAATAAAGTGGAAGAACATTTTATTGCCTCTTATTATTTATCTCTTTCTTATCAAAAATCAGGGTTTATTCAAAAAGCGGCGCAATATCTAAATGAAGCTGAGAAAACGGCTAAAAAACTTGGCAATCCTTATTATATTGCCATGGCTTTGAAGCTGAGGGCTACCTTTTTAGAAAACGAAAAAAAATTTAAAGAGGCAATACCTTATCATATATCTTACAATGCTTCTTTTCAGGAGAGTTTGAAAAAAGATTCTCACCATTCAATTTCTGAATTTACATTTTCAAAATGCTATTTGGCTTTCGATTACCTTATGATGGGTAATCTAGAAGGTGCAAAAAAGCAAATTTTACTTTTTGAATCGAGTAACGATATTTCGCAAATTTCCAATGAATTAAACTGGAGGTCTGAAATATATTATGTTTGTAAGGCTGTTATTGCGGCTAAAGAAAATGATAAAATAAGCGCGGCAAATTATTTTGATAAAGCAATTGATATTACTAGGAACAATGGAATGGATGACCGACTAACAGCCATATTAGAGCAGCGTTTAAAGCTCAATATTGATGCTTCTGAAACAAGAGAAAAGCTGTTTGCTGAATTTATAAAATGTAGAGACAATTCCAGAAAAGAAATCTTTAAAGTGGTTAATCAGGAGATGAATGGGCAAGGCGTCATTTTGGAACGGCAAAAAGAATATAAATACATTTTCATTGGTGTTGCGCTCTTTTTATCAATGGGTGTTTTACTATTTAAAAGAAGAAAAAGGAAAAAACAGAAAATATACTTTGAAGAAATTATAAAAGAGCTTGAAAGTAATAGAGAAAAGGCGAGCTCCATTGTAATAAAGGAAGAAATAAATAATGATATTGCTTCAGATTATTCCGATTCTAAATCACAAATTATACCTGAAACAACAAAAACAGATTTATTAAAAAAATTGGAACGCTTCGAGAAAGGAAATGCTTTTACGACTAAAAACTTTACCGTAAGCTGTTTGGTCAGTATTTTAGATACGAACCCGAAATACATCGTCAGTATTATAAAAGAACATTATGGGAAAACGTTTAATGAATATATTAATGATTTAAGGATTAAATATATTTTAGAATATTTACACGACAACCCAGAAAGTCTCAAATACAAGCTTACTTACCTTTCAGAGTTGGGAGGATTTTCTTCCCACAGTTATTTTACAAAAGTATTTACCAAGAAAAATAAAATTTCACCCTCAAAATTTATATTGGCTTTAAATGAAAAAAATATAAATGAAGAAAAAATAGACCGGAAAAAGGATGCTTAA
- a CDS encoding autotransporter outer membrane beta-barrel domain-containing protein, with protein sequence MKKQIFTILLFSSVLAYSQVGINTETPKATLDVTGKPSDISKIDGLIAPRLTGLELKAKDALYGAEQNATLIYVTEALVASDTSSKTANVTSIGYFYFDGNIWQKLTAASTGNAGNDWSLLGNSGTNTDVSSGVPNFIGTTDAVDFVVKTDNTERERIYKAVNADNSIKKITGGDLNVNGITVGRGKGNNSNNTVVGLQGLSANTTGGFNTGLGSYVLSGTTTGTSNVAIGHSSLYENTTGGSNVSLGASSLVYNTTGGSNVAIGKSALSNPLNKTGSHNIAIGTTTANALEDGTTNNIAIGSRQQLANATGSNQLNIGGVIFGTGLTGNEINPAGNIGIGTSTLNPYAKLDISSNNQGILTPKVNLTSITMDLNPDGDNNISNQPAGLLVYNNGTALSKGYYFWNGTEWRAIDSSSAISPSITQLLCSSAILSPSSYTVGQEYTGNLKITYSGGNGGYYSSGTSVTVNGLVFTLRPGKLEYGSGELVFSVTSAAPTGPVSNDTMNLPLNSSLIPFLTATQSCAATIFNQTTAEIKTIAAVGYASLTTDANGAIGHTFRLATPDGLYAIRVWFRTATPTTSARPHVQVYNNSGQSKTLYWNYNTTYGGNIAQTGILPVPSGVWGGEEDQGNNWYTQTTGNDINWGNEGIMDGNNNGPEYRRYSWIDNSANTKVQYSAYIYAGAPNGGSTRPDQTKIYIKIEQVTAP encoded by the coding sequence ATGAAAAAGCAAATATTTACAATATTGTTATTTTCTTCTGTACTTGCTTATTCGCAAGTCGGAATAAATACAGAAACTCCAAAAGCTACTTTGGATGTAACAGGTAAGCCTTCGGATATTTCTAAAATTGATGGTCTTATTGCCCCTAGACTTACTGGCTTAGAGCTTAAAGCTAAAGATGCTCTCTATGGTGCTGAGCAAAATGCAACTCTAATATATGTAACGGAGGCTTTAGTTGCTTCTGATACGAGTTCTAAAACAGCAAATGTGACGAGTATTGGATATTTTTATTTTGATGGAAATATCTGGCAAAAATTAACGGCAGCGAGTACGGGCAATGCCGGGAATGATTGGTCTCTTTTGGGTAACAGTGGTACAAACACCGATGTGTCTTCAGGTGTTCCAAATTTTATAGGAACCACCGATGCTGTAGATTTTGTGGTAAAAACAGACAATACAGAAAGAGAACGGATTTATAAAGCTGTTAATGCTGACAATTCTATCAAAAAAATTACAGGAGGAGACTTGAATGTGAACGGAATTACTGTAGGAAGAGGAAAGGGTAATAATTCTAATAATACAGTTGTCGGTTTACAGGGATTATCAGCAAATACAACGGGAGGTTTCAATACAGGCTTGGGTAGTTATGTATTGAGTGGTACTACTACGGGAACATCTAATGTTGCAATAGGTCATAGTTCTTTGTATGAAAATACAACAGGAGGAAGTAATGTATCTTTAGGAGCAAGCAGTTTGGTTTATAATACTACAGGAGGATCTAATGTCGCTATAGGTAAAAGTGCTTTGTCGAATCCACTTAATAAAACAGGAAGTCATAACATTGCAATTGGTACAACAACGGCAAATGCTCTAGAAGATGGTACAACGAATAATATAGCAATTGGTTCTCGCCAGCAATTAGCTAATGCAACAGGGAGTAATCAGCTTAATATTGGAGGTGTGATTTTTGGAACTGGACTTACGGGGAATGAAATAAACCCTGCCGGAAATATAGGAATTGGAACGAGTACTTTGAATCCCTATGCAAAACTGGACATTTCATCAAACAATCAAGGGATATTAACACCAAAGGTTAATCTTACAAGTATTACAATGGATTTGAATCCGGATGGGGATAATAATATAAGTAACCAGCCGGCAGGGCTATTGGTTTATAATAATGGAACAGCTTTGTCAAAGGGATATTATTTCTGGAACGGAACTGAATGGAGGGCTATTGATAGTAGTTCTGCAATATCTCCGTCAATTACTCAACTGCTTTGTTCGTCTGCCATTTTATCACCTTCTTCCTATACGGTGGGACAAGAATATACAGGAAACCTAAAAATTACCTATAGCGGAGGAAATGGAGGTTATTACTCTTCAGGAACTTCTGTTACTGTAAACGGTCTGGTTTTTACTTTGCGACCGGGTAAATTAGAATATGGTTCAGGGGAATTGGTATTCTCGGTTACATCTGCAGCTCCCACAGGACCTGTTTCAAATGATACAATGAATTTACCATTGAATTCAAGTCTTATTCCTTTTCTTACAGCGACTCAATCTTGTGCAGCTACAATCTTCAATCAAACTACGGCAGAAATAAAAACTATTGCAGCAGTGGGGTATGCAAGTCTTACTACTGATGCTAATGGAGCTATAGGACATACGTTTAGGCTAGCTACGCCAGATGGTCTTTATGCTATACGGGTATGGTTTAGAACAGCTACTCCTACAACATCGGCAAGACCACATGTACAGGTTTATAATAACTCTGGGCAATCAAAAACTTTGTACTGGAATTATAATACAACTTATGGGGGAAACATAGCTCAAACCGGAATATTACCGGTTCCTAGTGGAGTATGGGGTGGAGAAGAGGATCAAGGTAACAATTGGTATACACAAACGACAGGAAACGATATTAACTGGGGAAATGAAGGAATTATGGATGGTAATAATAATGGTCCTGAGTATAGAAGATATTCTTGGATTGATAACTCTGCAAATACCAAAGTGCAATATTCTGCTTACATTTATGCAGGGGCGCCTAACGGAGGGTCTACACGCCCTGATCAAACTAAGATATATATCAAAATTGAGCAGGTTACAGCACCATAA
- a CDS encoding GNAT family N-acetyltransferase has protein sequence MNNIVWKIKSFEELTTPELYEIIKARVDVFVVEQDTPYPDLDGYDQKALHLWAEREDHTVLAYCRIFDKGIKYEETSIGRVLTSENGRGKNLGKQLIQYAVETIENRFKTSEVRISAQDYLLRFYSGFGFQETDKKYLEDNIPHTEMFRK, from the coding sequence ATGAATAATATTGTTTGGAAAATAAAAAGCTTTGAAGAACTAACTACTCCTGAGCTTTATGAAATTATCAAAGCAAGAGTAGATGTTTTTGTTGTTGAGCAAGACACTCCTTATCCTGACTTGGATGGATACGACCAAAAAGCACTTCATCTTTGGGCAGAACGTGAAGACCATACCGTATTGGCGTACTGCAGGATTTTTGACAAAGGAATAAAATACGAAGAAACTTCTATAGGAAGAGTTTTAACCTCCGAAAACGGAAGAGGAAAAAACTTAGGCAAACAATTGATACAATATGCCGTTGAAACGATAGAAAACCGCTTTAAAACTTCTGAAGTAAGAATTTCTGCACAAGACTATCTTTTGCGATTTTATTCTGGTTTTGGATTTCAAGAAACCGACAAGAAATATTTGGAAGATAATATTCCGCATACGGAAATGTTTAGAAAATAA
- the yihA gene encoding ribosome biogenesis GTP-binding protein YihA/YsxC, translating to MVIKTADFVKSSGKWQECPEPNLPEYAFIGRSNVGKSSLINAMMNRKDLAKTSGTPGKTQLINHFLINENWYLTDLPGYGYAKVSKVQRRDFEKLINNYILNRNNLVNLFVLVDSRHSPQKIDLEFIEWCGESGVPFSIVFTKADKLKPNIAIKNVEDYKIELHKTWEDLPELYITSAEKKAGCNEILNFIQTTNEFLENNSVNFNE from the coding sequence ATGGTTATAAAAACAGCAGATTTTGTAAAAAGCAGCGGAAAATGGCAGGAATGCCCAGAACCCAATTTGCCGGAATATGCTTTCATAGGAAGATCAAATGTAGGAAAATCATCATTAATCAATGCGATGATGAACAGAAAAGATTTAGCAAAAACATCAGGTACGCCAGGGAAAACCCAGCTTATCAATCATTTTTTGATCAATGAAAACTGGTATCTTACCGATTTACCGGGTTATGGATACGCAAAAGTATCAAAAGTTCAGAGAAGAGATTTTGAAAAACTAATCAACAATTATATTTTAAACAGAAACAATCTTGTAAATCTGTTTGTTTTGGTAGATTCACGTCACAGCCCACAGAAAATTGATTTAGAATTTATCGAGTGGTGTGGTGAAAGTGGTGTTCCGTTTTCAATTGTTTTCACAAAAGCTGATAAATTGAAACCCAACATTGCCATAAAAAATGTTGAAGATTATAAAATCGAGTTGCATAAAACCTGGGAAGACCTACCTGAACTGTATATTACATCGGCCGAAAAGAAAGCTGGATGTAATGAAATATTAAATTTCATACAGACCACCAATGAGTTTCTAGAAAATAATAGCGTTAATTTTAATGAATAA
- a CDS encoding alpha/beta fold hydrolase, which translates to MRFITKKEKKYTFIEAGEGHPLVLLHGLMGGLSNFDKMVNFFSEKGFKVYVPQLPIYDLPVLNTNLTTIAKYVIKFIETNIGKPVTIVGNSMGGHVGLILTLARPDLVQNLVLTGSSGLYERAFGDSFPRKNDRSYIRKKAEEVFYDPSVATEELVDEVFSVVNDRMKGIKTVMLARSAIKHNMLNDLPKISRPTCLIWGKQDNVTPPEVAIDMHKFIPNSDLFWIDKCGHAAMMEKPDEFNEILYDWVKDKV; encoded by the coding sequence ATGAGATTTATTACAAAAAAAGAAAAGAAATATACGTTTATAGAGGCTGGAGAAGGTCACCCGCTTGTGCTTTTGCATGGGCTGATGGGAGGATTGAGTAATTTTGATAAAATGGTGAATTTTTTTTCAGAAAAAGGATTTAAGGTTTACGTTCCTCAATTACCTATTTATGATTTGCCGGTACTCAATACCAATCTCACCACGATTGCAAAATATGTAATCAAATTTATAGAAACCAATATTGGAAAACCAGTTACCATTGTAGGCAATTCTATGGGAGGCCATGTAGGTTTAATTTTAACTTTAGCACGTCCAGACCTTGTACAAAATCTTGTACTGACAGGAAGTTCGGGCTTATATGAAAGAGCTTTCGGTGACAGTTTCCCAAGAAAAAACGACCGTTCATACATCAGAAAGAAGGCAGAAGAAGTTTTCTATGATCCCTCGGTAGCTACTGAAGAGTTGGTAGATGAAGTTTTCAGCGTAGTAAATGACCGAATGAAAGGAATTAAAACGGTGATGCTAGCAAGGAGCGCCATCAAACACAACATGCTCAACGACCTCCCTAAAATCTCAAGACCAACATGTCTGATTTGGGGAAAACAGGACAATGTAACTCCGCCAGAAGTAGCTATTGATATGCACAAATTTATTCCAAATTCTGATTTATTCTGGATTGATAAATGTGGGCACGCAGCAATGATGGAAAAACCCGATGAGTTTAATGAAATTCTTTACGACTGGGTAAAAGACAAAGTATAA